Genomic segment of Apium graveolens cultivar Ventura unplaced genomic scaffold, ASM990537v1 ctg4305, whole genome shotgun sequence:
gattgCATTCATCGCAATGATACAGCATCCTCTGATTGTCAACTTGGTCTTCACAAATTTCACAGTAGATTACTCCCTCATAGAAGAACGGAGGGTATCTCAAGGCTATCGGGTGATCATCATATTTGTGTTTCATTCTACTTGGGTAAAATACACATATTATATAAATCTGGATGGTACTACAAGTTTCACATGCATATTCCACGCCCGGAGACGTAGTGAAGTTACTTGCACTACATTTGGAACCCGAGAAGGGACGCTGAGCAAGGGAGTGGCGCTTGTGAGATTCGTGTCTAATCCTTGTGGGCAAGAATGCACAACGGATGTGAATTCTAATATCACATGCCTCACACTTATAGTAGAATCCATTTCCTGCGTAGCCACAAACTTCACATGTCCAAAAATTATAGAACACATACATATGCTTAAGCACCAGCGAATGCTGAGGGTGAAATCCACATGCTCCTATAGGCAACTTCTCTGGAAACTTAGTGGCACAGAAGGCGTGGAGAAAGAATTGACACTTGATACACGCGTAGTAAGATGGACAGGAAGCCGTTATAGGTTCGATGCACCCATCACATATCAACACTCTACtatcattatcatcatcatcatcatcatcatcatcatcatcattcaCACTCATAGTAAACTGGAACTGTTCTAATGGATGATTTTTGTGACTCCAGTGCTCTTCAATAATGTCTGGATCATCAGGTATTGTTGATAGAGGGAGATTGCTTTCATCTTCACCTTGGAAATTAACCTGGAGTTTACAACACTGGGTTGTAATGAGCTCAAATAACGATTCCTCGCTAGGCAGGGGGAACTGTACCAAATCAGGATATTTATCCAAGTCGTCTGCTTCACTCTCATTCCTGAACACAACGTAATGGAAGTTTTAGTAAACATGATGATAACAGTCAAATTGTGTAAATAGCAAATAAAACAAGATTTAGTTTAGAGTACTCACGCCAAagatttggtatctgaggatgTAGCACACTTCATATGCACAAAATATGTGCATTTGTGGCAGTAATACATCCAGAAGTTTGTGAAAACCATTTTGGAGCAGATGTTACAGTCTCGTCTGAAGTAGCGGTGCTCATCAGGAATAGAGTAGATAAGATGAAGAGGGTGATGGTGATAAGGAGGATCCGGAATAATGAAGGGAGAAGTAGCACAGCTCTTGTGTATCCAAAATTGACAGGTTGTGCACATGTAGGAAGCGTCATTAGCTTCCTCAGAACAAGCATCACAAGTAAACAGGGATTCCCTCTGGATCAATTGTAGTGTGTGCTCCTCGTGGCCTGGATGAGTAAGCACTCTCTGCTCAAAGGCACAAATCGCGCACACGCCAAATTCACAATGATCACATAAATAAACGATTTTTATAACATGCAAACAAGTATTACAAATGCAATCATTAGCCTGTAGGAGAGCAAGTGTAAGGGTGTGTTTACTGTGTCTAGGGTGAATGATCTCGTTTGGTAATTCAGCACAAGTCTTGTGGAGGTAGAAATTTTGacaattaatatcatcactgcTACTGCAAGTATACGTTGGAGAGCCGATAACAGATCTGTCACAAACAAAGCATGTAGCATCAGCTCCAATAACATCATCTTCTTTTAGCACCAGCGGGTGCTCCGGATGGCTAATGTGCTCTATCTCTACTGTTGAACAACTCATTATTTCACTTGAACCTGAGACAAAAGTTTCACTATCCACAAGGAGAAAGGAAAAGAGGAAAGTGTGTTGAAATAAGTTCCTCCATGATGCTGGCTATATCCATCCAAAGTGTGTTGAATAAGTTCCTCATTGGTCGCCTTTCAATGAAAAAAGAGGGAAAATAAAGCTAATTCCAGCATTATACATTTAGACCAAATTGCTTTTGATTACCTGGCATGAGAGGAAAACTATCCTCAAGCCAAGTATCTTCATGTTGTTggatttttataaataaatgataaCTGATAAAAGTATAAAagtattttaaaagaataaactaaaacagaactattttattatctgaagtcatacttctatttttttaaaatacatTATAATTCACCTCTCTTTATATAAGTGTACATTTAACCAATACACCTAATAAATAGGTAACCCTAACCTTATCTATAATTCAAAAACTACATTATCTAATAAATATTTAAACTCTATTTCTAACAACCTAATCAAAATCAATCCAAAaaacaattcaaataattttgaattattattttcAACACTCCCTCttaattcaaaatttttaaaattacttgacCAGTGATGTACTTCCCATCACCTCTACTATTGTTGCATAGCACTCTTTCCACAATTTCATTCGGGAACCCTTCTCTCCACAGTTTCATTCGGGAGCCCTTCTCTCCACAGTTTCTTTATTTCTTTATGGTGCACATAATCACCAATAactcaaaaaaaatatttttttttgaagcCCTGAAACACACACCtcattcttcatgaatctctggCAATACTACCATCTGTTGTCTTCCATTTCTTCATTTGTTCGCACCAATTTTTTTACGCCCAGTTACTCAATCGAACATAGCTCGGATACCATGTTggatttttataaataaatgataaCTGATAAAAGTATTTTAAAAGAGTAAACTAAaacaaaactattttattatcTGAAGCCATACTTCTATATAAAATACATTATAATTCACCTCTTTATATAGGTGTACATTTAACCAATACACCTAATAAATAGGTAACCCTAACCTTATCTATAATTCAAAAACTACATTATCTAATAAATATTTAAACTCTATTTCTAACAACCTAATCAAAATCAATCCAAAaaacaattcaaataattttgaattattatttccAACACATGTAACTTACTGGGAAGAAGATGGTCACGAGCAAACTATTGTTAACAGCACACCGTTCGGTGGAATGTTTATGTCAAAGGAGGAATTTCGTAACAACATCCAATCGGAGGCATAACATATATATCATAAATTTATGCAAACACTGTGAAACGAAATGCTGAAGCTGTACTTCAACATCCAATGGCATCCCACATGGAACTGGCCAGCACCTTCTAGCGGCGTCCAATTATATGTGACACATGGCACTGAAGCATCGCCAATCTTCTCTTCAAATTGTCTAAACTGTCAAAATTGGGCTTAATCGGTCAGTAGTTAGGCAGAATTAATCGGAAATTAATCGGTCAAAAAATTAAAAACCGGTCATATTATGACTGTCGATTCTCGAAACCATACTGTATTCTTGAGTGTCTGACAAGAAAAGTATGATACTGGCTATACCCATCCCAAGTGTGTTGAATAAGTTCCTCCATCATCGCCTTTCAATGAAAAAAGAGGAAAGTAAAAGCTAGATCCAGCATTATATATTTTGACCAAAATGCTTTTGCTTACCTGGCATGAGAGGAAAACTATCGTCCAGGCAAAGTATCTTCATGTAACTTGTAAGGAAGAGATGGTCACGGGTAAACGATTGTCAGCAGCACACGCTACGTATAAAGATGGGCTCTCATGCATGCACATCAAAAACTCTATTGTACACTAACTGCAGAAAGTGATACGCTGCAACAATCCAATGCCTCCGACCAGCCCCCTAACTTATATTGTGATTGTCCATTTACAAATACCGTGCATGAAAGCCAAGCATATGAATAGTAATTACTGTAATAACAAAAGACCTTGATCTGTCTAATGCAATGAGCATGAAAGGCAAGCATACGAATAGTAATTAGTATAATAACAAATAATCAGATTtacataaaataaataaaataagaaccaaaaatttcattttctttatcaaaatctAGAGTAAAGTCTCGAAGAATTACAAAGTCGACTCTAAACCCATATAGCAATTCTGTATAGATGATATCTGGAATATCTAATATCAACACCAGTTTCCCTAACAAGTAACAAATTTAATCAGGGATAGAGACTGATAGAAGAATACATGGGTGTACAGGTTTGCAAGAGGTCCAGGGTCCACGCACAACCTCAAGTAAGCCAAAAATCTGCAACGGAATGTATTCTACTGAATCGTAAAAAAAAAAATCTTGAATTGGCCTTCATATCTGTGGCAGAGTAGTGACACCCCAAGCTGAACCTAAAAATCATACTTTGTCCGCCCACTCTTAAGAATAAGGCATAACATATCCGAAAGTTGAGAAGATGGCGTGGAATTCAAAAAATTCCAAGACTCCAGCATAAGGCGCTTCCTTGATCCTTTAAAATGAACAACCTGTGTACATGTTTACTAATCAGGTAAATGAGTTTAAAGATTATAATTAAATGAATATATCATAAATTGAGGCAAACACTGTGAAAAGTTGAAACGAAATGCTGATGCTGTACTTTAACATCCAATGGCATCCCATGGAACTGGCCAGCTCCTTCTGGCGGCGTCCAATTATATGTGGCACATGGCAAAAAGAGCACTGAAGCACCGCCGATCTTCTCTTCAAATGGTTGTTGTCGGGTAAACCTTTTTGTGTTGAAGGAAGGGTGAGATTTTACAACCCATGCTAGAGCTAGTTGATCTCCAAGCATCCGAGAAGCCTTCATGTATTTAGAACTATAAACTTGTAGGACCTCCTGCAAAAAAACCTTTGCCCTGCAACAAAAGTAACACAAAATAGTCCTCAAATTGGTGAGACGATAATTTTTAAGAGCAAAGAACAAGCCTTCCTAACTCCCTGGGCAAATAATCTTCAAGAGTACAATATTCGGACCCCGTGAATTCCCGCTTCTAATATGCTTAGAATAATTTCACAAACGAAAAAAAAGACACTACTGTTTAAATTATAGTCAGCCCTTTGAGCTTATTGAGGGTGAAAATTATTTAACAAACAAATACATTGCTTAAACTCATTTTTGGCAAAGATATCTATTGGCATGCGGTTTAGGCCCATTTATCTATTTGCAGCATTCAGATATATTACAAATCAAGACAAACTTCCCCCCGAATATTGCTTTAAAATATGTGCACCACCTTCGAATTCCATCTTGGCTGCCCCTAACTGCAATGAATCCTGAATTTAGTGGTTGCTCTTTGTTGTTGCGAAATGTGAGGGCAAGATCAAAGAGTAGGTAGTCTTTGAATATTTGTCCCAGGTCGTCAACCACTGCTACATCAGAGTCGGTAAAGATGTAATGAGATATTTGGCCCGGAAACTGAGACTGCTCCTCAAGTTTTTGTTCTAAGAAAACCTACATATGAAAGAATTTGCACATTATTAAGAGATGAAAAACTAAAGATACTGCAATTTCACTATGAAACAACTTATGTCTGCAGTATTATGTGCTCGAAATGAACATGTGAAAGGCCAAATGGCAATTTGTATAAGTAACTAACCAACAACATATCCCTATGTACTGTGCTCTTACAATGTAAGACCTGATTCTTTGAAGCATCAACTTGTCACGCGAATATTCACCTTGAATTGGATATAGAGTGACCCTGTTTCTGTGCACTGGAATTGTAGAAGCTGGATCAGTGAGAATGAGTACACTGCTTTGGGGCATTGTCACCTACAATTGTAATTTACCTTTCAACTGAAGTAACAAACCCTCGGTACAAATAAAAACAATTTAAATGATATATGTAAAAAGTAAAcaagaaaattccaaaaatatGCAAGTGCATGAATACAGTCGTCAAATAACAGACTATAGATCCTCACAACAAAGTTACACCAATTTGAACGAGGAACCGGTGTCATGTAAAATAATAGATTTCATCATCCGCAACTTGAAACTTGTGATACTATTGCATCTATGGCTTTAATAGTAACATTGTAACCAGCTTGTTAAAGTAATTGCATAACACAGACAGCTACCATAATGTGCACAAACAAGTCGTGATAGTCTCCAAAATCAAAATAACCATTGCAAGTTGGGGCTGCAACAGGTCCATAGCATTAGTTGACTATTGCATAAAAGGAAAGGAAAAGATCAACGTGCAGCGCAAGATGCACAAATTCTGAACATTTTCTTTAACCATATACCCAGTGGATATATAGATGATACTCTGTAATCTACAAGACTACAACTATGTCAGAAGACTCAGAATCAGAACACATTATGATTTGTAAATATTGGTTCCAATACCATGTTTCGGTTTTATGAATTGCCCTAATAAGCATATCACACATCTTCTCACGTCTTATAAAATCAGAGTTTCTTTTCAAACAAATGCTGGAATTTAAATGTGGTTCCCGAACTGCATAGGATTATTCTTATGCAATTACCTCGATGAAACTAATAAACGTATTCAGAACAGCCAACGATCGCTCAACCTTATTGTATGACTTGTTTCCAACAGAAACCTGTTCATTTGAACTACTTTTGACCAAGCTATCAACAGTAGAATTATAAGTGGTAAAGACAGTGACAAAGCTAATGCCATTCCCAAATTTCGAATTTCTTAAAGAGAATGAAAAGTGGGTCTTGTTAAGAGCTTTTGTGCCTGCAGTTAAACAAAGAGTCCTATCAAGAACTAGGGGCACATACACTACATATAAAGTATAAACAGTATGGACTTACACAGAAATAGGTATGCATGAGAATATTATATAGAATAAATAGATAATAATTTAAAGTTTTTGAATAGGCATTAATTATAGCAACCAAAAAGTTTAGGAACATAATTTTATATTAGAAGAAAATCCGTTTTAGAATTATATATATCTTTCTGATCCTTGTTTATAACTTATAAGCTATATAATGAACATGAAAAGGTAGCAAACCTATAAGTATTATATTAGTATCAAATTCAATTAACATAGTCGTCGTTACTTTACAGGACAGAAAACTAATGAAGAACTTAATGATATGTCATAGAAGTCCATAAAGAACAAAATTTTTCTTTAATCACCAATCAAGCAGTGAACACGTTCATATGATCAATTAATTTGAAGCTGATTGTCAAGCAAACTGCTCGAGATGTAACAAATGCAATACATCAAGAAGATGTAGAACCTTGGCATTGAAGTCGATCAAGCAAACCTTCTCCAGCAGCAGGTCCAAAAACTAAATGATCAAATTTCTTAGTCTGTCTCTGGTGCCGATGCTCTAGTTTTGGATCCTTGTGTAACTCTAAAACTGACAAATGTTGTTATTCAGCAGGTAGGTTTAAACTACAAACCGGTAAGCAATACAAAAAAAAGAACAATCACCAGAGATTATATGTGGAAACAGGAAAATGACAGGCAAAAGTAAGAGAAACCGACGCCATCCGCTGCACACTCTCATCCCAGGAGTCCTTATATGGAACTTGCTAACTCGAATTATCTCAAAAACAGAAAAAGAAATTTATACTTATCAGTCTTCTAATTATTTACATTTATACGCCCAAATAAGAAAACCAAGAGTGCAATCCAGAGAGCTACTATCTTCAGAGAGCTACTATCTTCATGTTCCAGCATATCATCTTTGTATTCAAATTAATTCAAAGTTGAGATAAACACAACAAATCTTACACGACATCACAACACAAAGATAGTCAATATATGCTACACAACCATTTAGTGAAATCATATTCTGGAGAATATGGTATAAAAATGTCCGACCTGAATGTTATAAAGAGAGACTAATTTAATCTATTCGGTCTTCAACTCTATAATTCCTCAATAAATATTGAGAACTCATGTAACACTTGTATATTACCAAACTTCCCTAATTTTACGACTCTCGTGGTTAGCATGATGCCAAGTGTCTAGTTGTTGTCCTTCAGGCTTCACCACGAAATAGCCATATACAAAAAATAAGCGCAAGGCTGCAAACGTCTATACTTCCCTAGACCAATCAACAAGAAGCCTGGTGCACCGGATACAACAACCATAACATCAATTAAAAAAGACTTCACCTACATAATTGCACTGCAACCCAGGTCACTACAATACCTAACTAAAAATTACAACACAGTGCAAAAACAATCAGCACCGCCCTTACAAAAACCAATTACCAAACACCCTCTAATTTACGACTTATCAGCAATTCATCAACACTAGTAATTTACATTATAGCTAATCAATTCCACCGCAAAATTCGAAAGCTTCAAAATTTACTTACATATGAACGCCTCACAATTTCAAGAACATGGTAAGTGGCAAAAACAAATTTACAGCATCACTTCATCACTAAACAACACAACAAACAAAATGGGGTTCATCTAATTAACTCAAATAATGAATCATATTAAAGGGTCATGTCATATACACACAAACATACATataatcttgaagattcaaattgAAAAGAAACAATTTCAAGaacatataaacacatatataATCAATAAACAACAAAAAGAATCAAATGGGGTTATATTAATTGCTTACAAGATTGTAATTGAGTGCTTAACAATGCAAGAATGCGAGATGGATTCAAGATTCAACGGGGAATTTAATTCTTTCACTTAAAGGTTGGATTTTTAGTGTTTGGGTGTAGAGAATTATGTGAAATACCCATTTTACCCTTGAGAATTTCTTGCATTTTCCCTACAAATAATGCAaggaaatattttttttattaaaaagtGGTTTGCTAATCCAATAATTTTTAATAGAAAAATCAATATGTTACTTTTAAATTAGttgttttttcttttttctttttattatttttttgggATTGTAAGCACTTGAGGAAATTAAAAACTCAAGTACACCTGAGTTGCAATTTACTTGTTTTATCAGAGTGAAAAAGGAGTGTCAAATGTCAATATGCTAAGATGTGATTGTAAACTCATAGTACTAACAGCTTGAGAAAACATAAGGAGAGCCATCTGATATGGACACATTTTTTACAGTTACaacttttttttaatataatGCTACATTAAACTGAAGATGGGTTCGATCCTCCCTAACTTATGTTCTTGTATGTTTAAAGTTCTTGATCTTGGTATACATCATTCATCTTGTTACACGGAGGCCTTTCAAGCTTAGCACCTGTTTTTATTGCGAGTTTCTGCATTCCCGTCACAAGGTCTTCATCTTTTCCGACATAAAGCAGCTGTCTACCTGGCCGTGATTCAATCCTCTCAAAGTACTTAACTGGAATAACGCCATTAAAACCTTCGGTCAACACAACCTTGTTTTCCGAAAAGTAAAGTTCCATTCCCTCTGCAGAAATAAACATGATACAAAATATAAAGAATTAGAAAACTTTGCGGCTGTTTATTACTATAGCATAAACTTAGTACTGATGCTTTTCAATTACCTTCCAGTGCTTTCTTGACATCAAGGAAGATCAAGATATTCACATTTTCTCTCATACCTAGAGCATTGCAGAAACGTAAATTAGATAAAACGTAAGAGGAAATCACGGCGCACAGACTCTTATTTAGCACTGGCACAGCATCAACAATGTCTAATAGGAGACGCATACAATGCTAAAAAATTTGACAAATTTATGTTTGTTCAAGCCATGATCGTCGCTAAACTTTTCCTCAGAAAAGG
This window contains:
- the LOC141701698 gene encoding uncharacterized protein LOC141701698, with product MSCSTVEIEHISHPEHPLVLKEDDVIGADATCFVCDRSVIGSPTYTCSSSDDINCQNFYLHKTCAELPNEIIHPRHSKHTLTLALLQANDCICNTCLHVIKIVYLCDHCEFGVCAICAFEQRVLTHPGHEEHTLQLIQRESLFTCDACSEEANDASYMCTTCQFWIHKSCATSPFIIPDPPYHHHPLHLIYSIPDEHRYFRRDCNICSKMVFTNFWMYYCHKCTYFVHMKCATSSDTKSLANESEADDLDKYPDLVQFPLPSEESLFELITTQCCKLQVNFQGEDESNLPLSTIPDDPDIIEEHWSHKNHPLEQFQFTMSVNDDDDDDDDDDDNDSRVLICDGCIEPITASCPSYYACIKCQFFLHAFCATKFPEKLPIGACGFHPQHSLVLKHMYVFYNFWTCEVCGYAGNGFYYKCEACDIRIHIRCAFLPTRIRHESHKRHSLAQRPFSGSKCSASNFTTSPGVEYACETCSTIQIYIICVFYPSRMKHKYDDHPIALRYPPFFYEGVIYCEICEDQVDNQRMLYHCDECNHPFHHDCLRSYINVKCGGKIEHKIRNQPHTLTMVLKKRTNRNRPLYLCDICGEGSGFQCYFECDGCGFLACIFCIRIQYMAGKEFEISSH
- the LOC141701699 gene encoding uncharacterized protein LOC141701699 isoform X2, which produces MRVCSGWRRFLLLLPVIFLFPHIISELHKDPKLEHRHQRQTKKFDHLVFGPAAGEGLLDRLQCQGTKALNKTHFSFSLRNSKFGNGISFVTVFTTYNSTVDSLVKSSSNEQVSVGNKSYNKVERSLAVLNTFISFIEVTMPQSSVLILTDPASTIPVHRNRVTLYPIQGEYSRDKLMLQRIRSYIVFLEQKLEEQSQFPGQISHYIFTDSDVAVVDDLGQIFKDYLLFDLALTFRNNKEQPLNSGFIAVRGSQDGIRRAKVFLQEVLQVYSSKYMKASRMLGDQLALAWVVKSHPSFNTKRFTRQQPFEEKIGGASVLFLPCATYNWTPPEGAGQFHGMPLDVKVVHFKGSRKRLMLESWNFLNSTPSSQLSDMLCLILKSGRTKYDF
- the LOC141701699 gene encoding uncharacterized protein LOC141701699 isoform X1 translates to MRVCSGWRRFLLLLPVIFLFPHIISVLELHKDPKLEHRHQRQTKKFDHLVFGPAAGEGLLDRLQCQGTKALNKTHFSFSLRNSKFGNGISFVTVFTTYNSTVDSLVKSSSNEQVSVGNKSYNKVERSLAVLNTFISFIEVTMPQSSVLILTDPASTIPVHRNRVTLYPIQGEYSRDKLMLQRIRSYIVFLEQKLEEQSQFPGQISHYIFTDSDVAVVDDLGQIFKDYLLFDLALTFRNNKEQPLNSGFIAVRGSQDGIRRAKVFLQEVLQVYSSKYMKASRMLGDQLALAWVVKSHPSFNTKRFTRQQPFEEKIGGASVLFLPCATYNWTPPEGAGQFHGMPLDVKVVHFKGSRKRLMLESWNFLNSTPSSQLSDMLCLILKSGRTKYDF